Genomic window (Vigna unguiculata cultivar IT97K-499-35 chromosome 10, ASM411807v1, whole genome shotgun sequence):
aaagataaatgactaaattggtcagaATTtttgaagatggactaattctaaatttcatggaagcttgagggacaaaaacatatttaacccttaaatatATTATCCTTTCTTTTACTTAAAACGTTTCTTTTATCTGAATGCTTAAccatgattttagtttttttattttaccctTTCTATGAATTACGTGCTTAGactaaatatatgaattttgctaaaataaataaaagtaatttgtatttacaatttttgttgtgttttctttattttaatttcagaatTACAAATTCATATGTTACGACATAATTTTTTGTCTTAAAATTGTATTTCGAAATACAACATACtcgttttcttttaatttttaaaaaatacagagAATAAAGGATCTTTCCGACAAAAACCTTTCCAGCAGCTATTTCTGAATTTAGTAACCTTCAAATTTTCAACAAGAAGAAAATTTGACCATAAACTTGGTTTTGTAACCAGaagaattattatattatttgaggTTGCAAAGTAGGTTTGGTTTAGTGCTAATTTAAAGTTACatagaattgaattttgaaaagattaaaCAAATGATATGTTAGAATACCTGTTATTTTTGGTATGAATCATTGCTTAAACATTAAAGTAAAGAGGACCAAAGTCATTGATCATGTTGACATTACTTCAAAGCCAGAAAGaaaacagaagaagaaaaagttatcaGCATTTTTATTTAGTGTGAAACATCTTTCAATCTAAGATTCCAAGTTGAAGTAATGGACTATTAAGTAGTTAGGTtctgattttaataatattttcatcaaGCAGTTAAAAACTTGTctcaaaagtatatttttacttctctataattgaaagtttaaatttttgttttctaaaattattagtttaattaagtttttatctttgaaattaagtttattatgtttaattccTAAAGTTCAATTTAGATCAAACAGATGATGtttaatttagatttaaaaaatggAAGAACCAGTTAGCATCATAATAACACATGAACAGTTAAGACAGCAACATAGTATTCTGCTAAACACATCAACAGATAATTGATGTTATggtaaaagttaaaaatggtACTTTTAGGTTTTGGTGTAActattataagttaaaaaaaacttttatacgaaatgaaaaccaaattctgcatacagaaaaagaaaatgttatccTTTGGGGTGATTGCTGTGAACCATGAATAGAAGtgatcaaaattaaaaacaatccCAAAAGTCTTTGCCAATTCAATTTGTAATCTGGATTTGTGAATGTTCTTACCTAGGTTTAAAAAGGTGTTATCTTACCCCAAAATCACATCATGGTGAAGGTGAATCATTACCTACCCTGGATAAACTGAAAAGAAGGTCAAGCATTAAGgtgttaaatattaataaaattcaatcatTCTTTTACTTTATGGCCAATATTTatgtctctctctttctctctctctcaaaaTCAAGAACACTCACACATGTCCAACCCCACAAGCTCTTACGGAATAGTTACTGTTGTTTTCATGCTTAAAGTGAAGTGGGGTTGTGCTTTTTGGTTTCATCTGCTGTTAGATTTTTCTGAAAAACAATGAAATCAGTTGCATCACAACTCTCATGCCTGCAACCCATATACCTTTAGTtctgaaaaatagaaaaaggtgGAAACACTGGTGTCTTCCACCAAGATCATTCTTGTGGAATTACCAGGCTGTTTTCATACTTTGCTTCACATTATTGAGACCATGTTTTGATTGCAGACTTTGTTGTGCTTGTCTTGGATGTGACAAGCGAGTTTTTGCTTCAGCATATGCTGCTGCTTTCACCAAATTCTCTTCAATTTTACTCTCCATGAAGGGCTGTTGGTGAAAGCTGAGAGATCTTCACAGTTGTTGATCTGGTTTTCCTTCAGGAGAAAATGGGACTGCCGCTGATTTTCCTGCTAATTCAGCTGCATTTAGTTGTCTGCACTCAGCAGATTCATGAATATGCAGGTATGAGCATAATTGATACGCTGAGTTAGTTTCTGCATGTTGAATCAAAACTGGAAGATGAGAAGCAAATCCCAAATTTACTGTTTTGAGTGTTGTCTTGTTATATATGTGGTTCAAAACTTGCTACAGTTCACATATTTTGTGCTATTGGATTATGTAATCTTTGCTCAATTGGGATTCTTTGATGATTCTCTCCTTGGAGTTCGTTCCTATGGAGTTCATGTGTGCCAAAATTTGGTTACCTGTAGCTGATTCCTAGTTCATTACTCgcattggaaaaaaaaattactgttGAAATGATGATTAAGCCTCTGTTTTTACTGATTTCTACAGTCCAATTCTCTTAAGAAAAGTCAGATTCAGTTCGGTATGTAATAAAGCAATGCAACAGCTTTGGACAATCATAATGAATTTATCACAAGTTTTCAAATTACATAAAGAAAAAGCATTTGAAGTGAACTTTTCACATGGGATCTTGGTCAGTATAGTTAATCGGTTCAATCTCTGCtgattaatataaaaagcaAGATTAGAACGTGGATGGTTAGAAAAAAACCTTAATGTTAATAGTCTTATATTTCGTAATTTTCACTTCAAATTTTAGGGCTATTGTTTCTGGTTAGTATATTTGTTAGTGAGTGTGCAACCAGTAGGTGGACAGCAAGCTTTGGATTTTGCCAGGTTGCATACTTTTAGTGTGGACAGTGTCAATAATTTAGCAATTTTATCATTACTGCAAGTAATGCAGAGAAATTAGCAATGAAATTTTAGTATTATGTAGTTGATGACCTCCTCTTGGAAAGTTCATGCTCATGATTATTCTAAATTGGAAGCTATCTTTCTATCTGTAGCCACCAAACTGCAACATTCCAGTGACAGAAGCCATTTTAGTATTGCAATCCCACCAAAGTCATCTTCTGAAGGTCATTCAAGCATTGCACATTCACCTTCCAAGTCATCTTCTGGGGTACCTGAAAGCATTGCAGTTTCACCTTCCAAGTTAATTCACAAAGCTCCTACAATCATTTGGACACATGGTTCAGATGATTCCCCAATCTCACATCATAAGCATCACTATTCTAAAAGAAAGTTCCACAATCCAACTATAGCACCAATCTATGCAGTCCAGCCTCCTACATACATCCATCAAGGTTTGATTCCGTGATTGAAAGATCTTAAATCTTTTACACAATTTTTtgcatttattaatttcattctGCAAAATTCTACTGAATAGGTCCTTCAGTCTTCAAATCACTACCTCCTTTCTCTTCACCAAATATTAAGGATATTCATGCCCCGGCCCCTGCACCATCACCAGCTATTGTACCACCAAGTCACTTCAATGGTATAAAATCTTACTTTCTTATTGCTTTTAGAGTTTATTTCTGTTCTAATGTTTCATCTCCCTGATTGTTTATTATATCCTTTTTGGACCAGTACCCTCTACTTCACCAATGATTTCTCCTCTAGGTTCATCATTGCAGAAGAAAAAGACTCCACCCCCAGCATATGAATTTGTTCTGCCACCTCCACCTCCCAATAAGGGTAATCTAATCTTGATCCTGCAACTACCTTAGAATATTGTTAAAGTTTtgctagtttttttttcaataatctGAAGAAAGCTAGCTGATGTTGTTCTTACATGTAGATTGCTTGTCGATGACTTGCTCAGAGCCCTTGACATATACACCTCCTGGGTCACCTTGTGGTTGTGTATGGCCGCTTCAGGTTAAAATACATATCAACATTGCAATATACAAGTTTTTTCCATTGGTTGCAGAGCTAGCCAAGGAAATTGCAGCAAGTGTTTTACTGAACCATACCCAGGTTCGCATTGTGGAAGCTGATGCAGCTAGTCAGCAACTGGAGAAAACCACTGTTCTCATAGACTTAGTACCCAAAGGAGTAAAATTTGATGATACCActgcatttttaatatataagaaattttgGCGCAGGGAGATTCTGATAGATGCTTCAGTCTTTGGTGCTTATGAAGTACTCTATGTTCATTATCCAGGTTATACATTGATTATCATTTGTTGAGCCTTTCTTTTTCATAAAGTGAATATCTATGGTACGTTTGGTTTTAGTAGTAGAAATCTTCCTTACATTAATACTTTGGGATAACGGATGCAGGTCTTCCACCATCTCCACCGTCAACTCCCTCAGATGCTTCTGTAATAGATGATGAGCCAAATCCAGGACATGGCAACAATGGAATGATGATGAAACCTTTAGGAGTAGATGttccaaagaagaaaaaagaagggaGTAATGGAAGAATGATTGTTATAATTGTGCTGTCATCAGTTACTGCTTTTGTTGTATTCATTGGTCTTGCTTGGATTTGCGCGCTGAAATGCTGTGGCTATGTTCATGAACACAAACCAGTTCCGGATGGTTTAATTTCATCCTCTTCAAAGCAATCAAGTAAGTGCAATTAATGACTCTGTAAAAATTTTGTTGGCAGTTTAGAGATTGTACAAAGAAAGTTCCTTTTTATAATGATTTCGCTTGTGAAACTGTTCTTAGACAATTTTACAGTATACTATTTTCCATTGATTGAAGTACTTTTACCAATATTTGGATCCTATGAAACATAAGAATTGATTCCATTTATAGATGAACTATTTCATAAAACTTGGTCTGATGATCTTATTAATCTAAAATGTTAATTCATTTATGTGAAATATTTAATGATTTGTACAATACCACTTTTGGTAAGGCTTCTAAGTAATTTCACATCAAATGAACTCTTTTCAATTCAGAAGTTGAGTTATCATAAACGTTGGGTTGTAACCTATAACGCTAATTCAGTCTTGGTTTCTATCTGTGAGTTCTCTTCATATTTTACTTCAAAACTTGTTTCCATTGCTTTCTGTCTCTTGTTGTATGTGGAACTCGGTGTAATTTTATATCCAAATTTACTCTTAGCAGGAGCTGCTAGGTCATTGGCTCGCGGGATCAGGTCAGGTTCTGGATCACAGTCCTTCAATTCTGGAACAATAACATACACAGGGTCTGCAAAGATTTTTACTTTGAATGACTTAGAGAAAGCAACAAATAACTTTGATTCTTCAAGAATATTAGGAGAAGGTGGTTTTGGACTTGTTTACAAAGGTGTTCTTAATGATGGGAGGGATATAGCCGTGAAGGTTCTCAAAAGAGATGATCAACGTGGTGGTCGTGAATTTTTGGCAGAAGTTGAGATGCTTAGTCGTCTACACCATCGAAATTTAGTTACATTGTTTGGTATATGCATAGAGAAACAGACTCGCTGCTTAGTTTATGAGCTTGTCCCTAATGGAAGTTTGGAATCTCACTTGCATGGTAAACAAAAGTGCAGTTTAAAAACTTTGTCATTAGTGTTGgaagtaaaaaaatatcatatcttTTGGAATCTGACTTTTGAATACTCTAATTCGCAGGAGCTGACAAGGAAACTGATCCATTGGATTGGAATGCGCGGATGAAGATTGCTCTTGGTGCAGCTCGGGGTTTGGCCTATCTGCATGAAGACTCAAATCCATGTGTCATACATCGGGATTTCAAGGCCAGCAACATCTTGTTGGAGTATGATTTTACACCCAAGGTCTCAGATTTTGGATTGGCTAGAACAGCACTGGATGAGAGAAACAAGCACATCTCCACACATGTTATGGGAACATTTGGGTAATAATCCCTTTCTAGCCACTTCATGTTGAGGTTTTGATGAATGGATTGGTTAAACATGCATACAATGTACTCATCTTATTCCAGTATCTATAGTGTTTTTAGCAGATCATTGAATTATATTGTTTAGGTACTTGACCTTATCTATGCATTTTCTGTTGAAATTCAACTTTTTGGTCATAATTTCATAGACTATATCATGAGTCATGAACCAAGTTTTCCCTAAACTTCAGTGGTTAGGGGATGGCatgtaaaaacttttatttcatcTCTTGAATAGTTTCTTAAGATGAAAACTGAATTTGTCTCACCGACATGTTTTGCAGCTACTTAGCTCCTGAATATGCTATGACTGGCCATCTTCTGGTCAAGAGTGATGTTTACAGTTATGGAGTTGTACTCCTTGAGCTTTTAACTGGAAGAAAGCCAGTGGATTTGTCACAACCACCAGGTCAAGAAAATCTTGTGACATGGGTTCGTCCACTTCTCACAAGTAAGGAGGGTTTGCAGATGATCATAGACCCAGTTGTAAAGCCTAACATTTCCCTTGATATTGTAGTTAAAGTTGCAGCAATTGCATCCATGTGTGTGCAACCAGAAGTCTCACAACGCCCTTTCATGGGAGAGGTTGTTCAGGCCTTGAAGCTGGTGTGCAGTGAGGTTGAGGAAACAGACTATTTAAGATCAATGAGTTATCAAGAGGGTTTTCTAACTGATGTGGAAGGAAAGTTTTCGGAAGCTTCAGGTGAAAGAATGGAATTTTCAGAGTATCAAAAAACGCTTTCTGGCTATCAATCTGGTGAAGAAAAGGTAGAATTATCAGCACCAGAGTTTCTCAGTGCTTCAGGTCAGGAATTTGAGTCATTCAGGAGGTATTCTCGATCGGGGCCTCTCACCATTGGGAAGAAAAGACAGTTCTGGCAGAAGTTGAGAAGTTTGTCTGGTGGTAGCACCAGTGAACATGGATTTTCAACTAAACTATGGTCTGGATCGCATTAAGCTTTCAACAATCTTGCGTTTTTGCTTACTGAGTTCACGTTCCATAAATCACATGTCAGATTCACTAAGAAAATGTTGTGACAATAATGCAAAACGGTCACAAGCTAGAACTACTTATCAATGTATAAACTGCGTACCCTTGTTGGTTTCTAGGTAGCTATGTCTGAAGTCTGAACATTCGGTAGTACAAAGAATAGTAACAAGTTGTTCATGTCCATAATCTTAGTTATCTGACAAAAAATagactaaattttttaaatgctttaaGTGACAGATGCagatatacattatatatatcaaatagGGAGGGAAAAGCAACAATTTTGCATTACAAAGATTTCATTAATAGAACAGAACACTAGGGACACTATCGTTTTGTTTCTTTCCATTTCTTCGTTTGTCTGATATTTATCAAGTATGTAAACATCTAGAAGGATTTTTCCATTTTTCCTggaaataaaaaaggttaaaacaAGTCATTACAATTGTTTTTTCCTCCCAAAAAACCATGACTTTGTTGATTTCTAATAAATCaccctttaaaataaattacaataaacTGCATTCATTTCCAATAATCCTATCACTAGCACTCTTTTTACTTGATGTGCAACAGTGCTTCTTCATTCAGACCACCCTTCTTTTCAAGATTTAACATGATCTTTACACAATAAGTTCCTCCTTATATACCTGCCAATTTCCCCAACCTGCCTCTCAAAATCTTCAGTCCCATGTACCTGTTACAAACATAGATTATTGTCACCAAAATGCAAATGTTGTAACTTTTGAAATCAAGTAAATCCAAACATTTGTTTGTTTAGTGTTTACATACATACCTGCCCATCATCATAACAGTGGCTTGAGGATTTGTTCCCGGTGATTCATCAAATGTTGAGCCATCTACCACACGGAGTCTGTCAACACCAAGAACCATGTAATCACGGTTGACTACCTTCCCCACATGGCACCCTCCATGGTAGTGCCAAATTGTGATCACAGTGTCTTTGCAGAACTGCTTCAGTGACTTTGTGTCTGTGGCATGCTTGGGTATGAAGTTGACATTAGCCTTCACAGTGAGGTTGAGCAGTTCCTCTGCTGTTTTTCTGTCACACAAAGTGTAGTTTGTGAAATGTTTTGACTGGACAACCTTTATGGCCAAACGGATCCCCTTAACGCAGCGCTGAAGATCATATGGATGACTGAAATAGTTGAAGGCAACAGATGGATTGTCATTAGCATTGGTGTTGATCAGCTTCAGCTCACCAACTGACCAAGGATTTGCAACTTTTGACAGAATAAAACCTCCCTTAAATGCTTCAATCGGTAGGTCTTTCTTGTTGTTCATAAATTCTTGGATAGCTTCTGCTGATCTTTGCTTAGGAGGGATTGTAGAAAGCTGCCCAATCTGGTGTCCATCATGTCAAAATGAAAAGTGACTTCTTAGTAGAATTTCTTGCTAGCTAGATACCAATCTTCTATGCACACCTTAGTATATACCATGATTAACAGAGTTCAGTTTCTCTGTTAGAGTTTTTTTGTGTTATCCTCTGTTATGTCTTCAAAGGATATTACTTCATGTACATCAGTATATTTTAAAGACTCAACAGAGAGAGCAGCACGAAAAATCTCAAGATAGAATCCAAATTCATGATTAACAAGTCAAATGATATGTGGAATTTCTAGTGTTATGTTTGACAGTTTTTGATTCTTAAGATTAAGGAAATCCTGTGGTATTCATGGTGCCAATCATCCTATTTTTTTgagttatcaatattttatgccttaaaagaaaaatagtcaTGAAGTTTGAAGTCATGTGAAGAAGGACAAAGCTAGTAAAagatcataaatatttttctgtGGTATTGTAAAATTGACAGATAATGTTAAAAGGACACTTGCTTCAAAATGGAGGAAGTAATTGTAAAAGATTCCAATGTTCTGACATGAATTCAGAGAAATATTGCATACCTCTGCTGACATGATACCATGGTGGCAATGAATGCTATCATTAGACTGACTGAAGCCACTGCTAGCCTCAATGTACACGCCCATCTTGGTGATTCCAACAGTTTCTATCAGTGACTGATGAACTTGTCTTTTAGAAGGAACAAACATTGTGTTCATGGGATTGTCTACCATTCCTTTTCCAACAAAGTGGTTGTCAAAGATCACTGGGATGTTCAACTTCTGGAGTTCTTCTTTTGGTCCAATTCCACTAAGCATCAGCAGTTGAGGAGTCCCAATTGCCCCAGAAGACATTATCACTTCACTATGCCTATCATTTGCCAGAATAGCTTCATGCTGTTTCCCATTCTCATCTTGGAAAATAACCCCCACAGCTTTTGGTTTCTTTCCTGCAAAGGCAATTAACATTGGTTTTAGTCATTTTAAGTtacttccaaaaccataaaCTTTGTAGAGTTTCATGTTACATATACCTTTTGTATCAAACACAATCTTTTGGACAGTGGCATAGACCAAAACACTGAGTTTTTCATGGTTCCCTGAAGCAAGCAATTCAGCAGCTGTGTGGCGGCGGCCATAAGTGTCAAAAATGGTTCCACCAACTTTTGTTCCATAGAGATGATCATAGGTGAAGCCATTGAAAGGTGACACACCAGCGTCTAGAAGACTATCCCTCACTGCTCTTTGATAAGGTGAAAACTTTGGACGGTGAACAATTTGGTTTTCAACCCATGGATATGACCGATTCACCAGCTTGATATCCCATCCAACCTTCTTTATAAACCTGCATTCCATACAAATGTTAACAAAAAGACATTTCAGTATTGGAAATAATCTAAGTTATACTATATaaagtctcacatcgattaAAAAATACCGAGTTAAAAGTTAAATACCATATATAAAGATCATAAACTCGGTGCTTATTTCCCTGTAAGAATAAATCTCTATCATTTCAGACATTGATGGCATGAAATAGTGTAAGGGACCACAAGACATTCTTTTTAAGTGTTGAAAATGAAAGATCACCATCAACTATTACCTCTTGGAAGTCAAGACCAATCAATTCTTAATGGAAGAAGGTTGTAATCATTTTCATTGAcagttttttcttaaatttttgtatgtgttctttttttctttttctaatgtCGGCACAAACTTACTTTTTCTtactatattaatattaactaaACAAGCAATATCAACATCCATGTTTCTCATATAAAAGTTAGGGTtcatatcaaatttaaaaatatacacaGTATAAGTTTATCCATGGATATTTACTTTTGTCAAACACatccaattatatatatatatatatatatatatatatatatatatatatatatatatatattatgatcaATATATATAGGTATGAAACCTGGTACCGTAAaacaatttgttttataatgaatataaatatactCAAAATATAAGTCACtagcatatttttcttttttgatgaGATCACTAacatattcttaaaaaatacaaatgatttattaatttatttaatttttattaaaattcatatttaatgttgttaaatcAATATAGtactttgtttctttttttttgtcctttaaaaataatattgtctttttttcttctacatccATCTGGGAAGAAGTAGTTGAACTTTATTAAGTCACCGCCAAACAAATTCATTACTATTGTACCTTCTGCTCTGCTTGGAAACATCAAATCGCCaactttttcaataaaaaattacaatttacatTGATTTAGTTATATGCTTAGGTTACAATTTCAATTCATTTATGAGAATTTTCTTTacaaatatcataatttattttataatatcgaTTGTGAcatgttataaaatttaaatttttgatatcacaaaaataaatagaaaaagttgtatcttaaaaatttacattaatGTGAAAAATCAGTGGAACATTAATTTACGGGAAGTGTTTAAATCACATCACATCATACATACATCAACTATATCTTATGTTTTTTACACAGAATagaataatcaaaataatagcATATTCCAAGAgagatttgaataaaaaaatgtttgcatTAATGAAATGTAACATCATAACcacagttttattttattttcttttctttcattgaTTATTTATAAGGTGTGTTTATTGTCTTCTATTCATTATTTATAAGGTGTGTTTTTTATTACCAGACATCAAAAAGTGGTTGAACTTTATTGCACAAAATTCATTACTACTACACTTGGATATGCTGGTCCACACGAATAAAGTCAACAAGGGAGAAAAACAACAGtgaaagaattaaaagaaaaaaaaatagaggaataaaatctaattcaatttcttatattttaattcattatacTGTTTCTCGACGATATatcttaaatgaaatattttagatGTGAGGTTaaactatttcaaaataaaataaataaataaatttaaatttgagaattagaacaaaattatatatatatatatatatatatatatatatatatatatatatatatatatccaacattaatcatt
Coding sequences:
- the LOC114166002 gene encoding receptor-like serine/threonine-protein kinase ALE2 isoform X1 encodes the protein MGLPLIFLLIQLHLVVCTQQIHEYAATKLQHSSDRSHFSIAIPPKSSSEGHSSIAHSPSKSSSGVPESIAVSPSKLIHKAPTIIWTHGSDDSPISHHKHHYSKRKFHNPTIAPIYAVQPPTYIHQGPSVFKSLPPFSSPNIKDIHAPAPAPSPAIVPPSHFNVPSTSPMISPLGSSLQKKKTPPPAYEFVLPPPPPNKDCLSMTCSEPLTYTPPGSPCGCVWPLQVKIHINIAIYKFFPLVAELAKEIAASVLLNHTQVRIVEADAASQQLEKTTVLIDLVPKGVKFDDTTAFLIYKKFWRREILIDASVFGAYEVLYVHYPGLPPSPPSTPSDASVIDDEPNPGHGNNGMMMKPLGVDVPKKKKEGSNGRMIVIIVLSSVTAFVVFIGLAWICALKCCGYVHEHKPVPDGLISSSSKQSTGAARSLARGIRSGSGSQSFNSGTITYTGSAKIFTLNDLEKATNNFDSSRILGEGGFGLVYKGVLNDGRDIAVKVLKRDDQRGGREFLAEVEMLSRLHHRNLVTLFGICIEKQTRCLVYELVPNGSLESHLHGADKETDPLDWNARMKIALGAARGLAYLHEDSNPCVIHRDFKASNILLEYDFTPKVSDFGLARTALDERNKHISTHVMGTFGYLAPEYAMTGHLLVKSDVYSYGVVLLELLTGRKPVDLSQPPGQENLVTWVRPLLTSKEGLQMIIDPVVKPNISLDIVVKVAAIASMCVQPEVSQRPFMGEVVQALKLVCSEVEETDYLRSMSYQEGFLTDVEGKFSEASGERMEFSEYQKTLSGYQSGEEKVELSAPEFLSASGQEFESFRRYSRSGPLTIGKKRQFWQKLRSLSGGSTSEHGFSTKLWSGSH
- the LOC114166004 gene encoding protein HOTHEAD-like, which codes for MASVGALKFLLFQVLLLCNFLPSSQGNKQWHEKSYPFIRNASSFSSSSISTTTSKNVYDYIIVGGGTAGCPLAATLSQKFSVLMLERGGVPFTNPNVSFLENFHMTLADVSPTSASQFFISKDGVYNSRARILGGGSSINAGFYTRANPRFIKKVGWDIKLVNRSYPWVENQIVHRPKFSPYQRAVRDSLLDAGVSPFNGFTYDHLYGTKVGGTIFDTYGRRHTAAELLASGNHEKLSVLVYATVQKIVFDTKGKKPKAVGVIFQDENGKQHEAILANDRHSEVIMSSGAIGTPQLLMLSGIGPKEELQKLNIPVIFDNHFVGKGMVDNPMNTMFVPSKRQVHQSLIETVGITKMGVYIEASSGFSQSNDSIHCHHGIMSAEIGQLSTIPPKQRSAEAIQEFMNNKKDLPIEAFKGGFILSKVANPWSVGELKLINTNANDNPSVAFNYFSHPYDLQRCVKGIRLAIKVVQSKHFTNYTLCDRKTAEELLNLTVKANVNFIPKHATDTKSLKQFCKDTVITIWHYHGGCHVGKVVNRDYMVLGVDRLRVVDGSTFDESPGTNPQATVMMMGRYMGLKILRGRLGKLAGI
- the LOC114166002 gene encoding receptor-like serine/threonine-protein kinase ALE2 isoform X2 — its product is MGLPLIFLLIQLHLVVCTQQIHEYAATKLQHSSDRSHFSIAIPPKSSSEGHSSIAHSPSKSSSGVPESIAVSPSKLIHKAPTIIWTHGSDDSPISHHKHHYSKRKFHNPTIAPIYAVQPPTYIHQGPSVFKSLPPFSSPNIKDIHAPAPAPSPAIVPPSHFNVPSTSPMISPLGSSLQKKKTPPPAYEFVLPPPPPNKDCLSMTCSEPLTYTPPGSPCGCVWPLQVKIHINIAIYKFFPLVAELAKEIAASVLLNHTQVRIVEADAASQQLEKTTVLIDLVPKGVKFDDTTAFLIYKKFWRREILIDASVFGAYEVLYVHYPGLPPSPPSTPSDASVIDDEPNPGHGNNGMMMKPLGVDVPKKKKEGSNGRMIVIIVLSSVTAFVVFIGLAWICALKCCGYVHEHKPVPDGLISSSSKQSRAARSLARGIRSGSGSQSFNSGTITYTGSAKIFTLNDLEKATNNFDSSRILGEGGFGLVYKGVLNDGRDIAVKVLKRDDQRGGREFLAEVEMLSRLHHRNLVTLFGICIEKQTRCLVYELVPNGSLESHLHGADKETDPLDWNARMKIALGAARGLAYLHEDSNPCVIHRDFKASNILLEYDFTPKVSDFGLARTALDERNKHISTHVMGTFGYLAPEYAMTGHLLVKSDVYSYGVVLLELLTGRKPVDLSQPPGQENLVTWVRPLLTSKEGLQMIIDPVVKPNISLDIVVKVAAIASMCVQPEVSQRPFMGEVVQALKLVCSEVEETDYLRSMSYQEGFLTDVEGKFSEASGERMEFSEYQKTLSGYQSGEEKVELSAPEFLSASGQEFESFRRYSRSGPLTIGKKRQFWQKLRSLSGGSTSEHGFSTKLWSGSH